A genome region from Crossiella equi includes the following:
- a CDS encoding ABC transporter substrate-binding protein — translation MRSTRLRAAAALLCLATVVPATACGAGGGGGAVTLGYWLWDDKQLPAYQECADAFQQANPGVSVKITQTAWGQYWQNLTTQLAAGQAPDVWTNQNSYYPQFATRNQLLDLEPLVKRDNLDLTAYRPGLADVWVKDGKRYGLPKDWDTMALVYNSAMLAERGVGPAELAGLTWNPADGGTLERVIAKATVDEQGRDGLDPAFDKNRVRVHGFLPEWADGAQGQNGWGILAAANGFHYLDKNPWGTRYRYDDPKLAETIAWYQRLIDKGYAPRLDQQSTVANSELLTAGKGAIMVAGSWTILTFTAPELKQRFTFAPLPTGPAGRRGPVNGLADAVWAGTEHPEQAWNWVKYLASADCQDRVARHAVVFPARTGSSRQAVAAHQAQGRDVHVFTDVAEQETFLLPVTDHATEIGPLVQDAIQSAVLGRQSPQAALAEANEKVNALFR, via the coding sequence ATGCGATCCACCCGCCTTCGTGCCGCCGCGGCCCTGCTCTGCCTGGCCACCGTCGTCCCCGCCACCGCCTGCGGTGCCGGCGGCGGTGGTGGTGCGGTGACCCTGGGCTACTGGCTGTGGGACGACAAACAGCTGCCCGCCTACCAGGAGTGCGCCGACGCCTTCCAGCAGGCCAACCCCGGTGTCTCCGTCAAGATCACCCAGACCGCCTGGGGCCAGTACTGGCAGAACCTCACCACCCAGCTCGCCGCGGGCCAGGCGCCGGACGTGTGGACCAACCAGAACTCCTACTACCCGCAGTTCGCCACCCGCAACCAGCTGCTGGACCTGGAGCCGCTGGTCAAGCGCGACAACCTTGACCTGACCGCCTACCGGCCCGGCCTGGCCGACGTGTGGGTCAAGGACGGCAAGCGCTACGGGCTGCCCAAGGACTGGGACACCATGGCCCTGGTCTACAACTCCGCGATGCTGGCCGAGCGCGGGGTGGGCCCGGCCGAGCTGGCCGGCCTCACCTGGAACCCGGCCGACGGGGGCACGCTCGAACGTGTCATCGCCAAGGCCACCGTCGACGAACAGGGCCGCGACGGCCTCGACCCGGCCTTCGACAAGAACCGTGTCCGCGTGCACGGCTTCCTGCCCGAGTGGGCCGACGGCGCCCAGGGCCAGAACGGCTGGGGCATCCTCGCCGCGGCCAACGGGTTCCACTACCTCGACAAGAACCCCTGGGGCACGCGGTACCGCTACGACGACCCCAAGCTCGCCGAGACCATCGCCTGGTACCAGCGGCTGATCGACAAGGGCTACGCGCCCCGCCTGGACCAGCAGTCCACCGTGGCCAACTCCGAGCTGCTCACCGCGGGCAAGGGCGCCATCATGGTCGCGGGCTCGTGGACCATCCTCACCTTCACCGCCCCGGAGCTGAAGCAGCGGTTCACCTTCGCGCCCCTGCCCACCGGGCCCGCGGGCCGTCGCGGCCCCGTCAACGGCCTGGCCGACGCCGTCTGGGCGGGCACCGAGCACCCGGAACAGGCCTGGAACTGGGTGAAGTACCTGGCCTCGGCGGACTGCCAGGACCGGGTCGCACGGCACGCGGTCGTCTTCCCCGCCCGCACCGGGTCCAGCAGGCAGGCGGTCGCCGCGCACCAGGCACAGGGCCGGGACGTGCACGTGTTCACCGACGTGGCCGAGCAGGAGACCTTCCTGCTGCCCGTCACCGACCACGCCACCGAGATCGGTCCCCTCGTCCAGGACGCCATCCAGTCCGCCGTCCTCGGCAGGCAGTCGCCCCAGGCCGCGCTGGCGGAGGCGAACGAGAAGGTCAACGCCCTCTTCCGGTGA
- a CDS encoding MerR family transcriptional regulator — MIPEAREPATPGGADKFDDEHYPAYTMGRAAEMIGVTPGFLRSLDEANLIQPQRSAGGHRRYSRHQLRLAARVRELVNEGTGLDAACRIVTLEDQLHEAQRLNAELRKAE; from the coding sequence CCCGGCGGCGCCGACAAGTTCGATGACGAGCACTACCCGGCCTACACCATGGGCCGGGCCGCGGAGATGATCGGCGTCACGCCGGGTTTCCTGCGCAGCCTGGACGAGGCCAACCTGATCCAGCCGCAGCGCTCCGCCGGTGGCCACCGTCGTTACTCCCGCCATCAGCTCCGGCTGGCCGCGCGCGTGCGGGAACTGGTCAACGAAGGCACTGGCCTGGATGCCGCCTGCCGCATCGTCACGCTGGAGGACCAGCTCCACGAAGCCCAGCGGCTCAACGCCGAACTGCGCAAAGCCGAGTGA
- a CDS encoding glycoside hydrolase family 36 protein, giving the protein MAQLITVGGHTLAAHLEGDGSPRPVEGGLLLPAGRAALLHGLGDAEFYRHGHNSWSPCGWRLLSEPPLRIESAERRRTADDTVWDDPGRHHSSAVAAVRGADGRVLLLGALGLDVPRLAADQDVLTGWYEAEGAPWFLACGSEQEVFAAYAQHLGTQLGRGKQRAGNVWCSWYAYYENITEEQLTKDITALRGLPFDVVQVDDGWEQRVGDWHANEKFPSGMRALADRITDAGLRPGLWLAPFIVLPTSRTARERPELLLRDAGGEPVVAGHNWGSEYWVLDLTLPAAQDHLRETIHRVTREWGYDYLKLDFLQAGTTPGAHFAALGREQVYRTGLRIIREEAGEQVYLLGSGAPLLPSLGLVDGLRSGPDVAPMWDHYATQDPSDALARNAVVNTLHRLWQSPLVEVDPDVVYFRSRLNLLTEQQQGWLRDLADICGFRAVSDPPGWLRPEELAALAEYLGRRPSVERLGRYRFRLDGREVDFTAAVHPAEAQLYPI; this is encoded by the coding sequence ATGGCCCAGCTCATCACCGTCGGCGGCCACACCCTCGCCGCCCACCTCGAAGGCGACGGCTCGCCGCGGCCCGTCGAGGGCGGTCTGCTGCTGCCCGCCGGGCGCGCGGCCCTGCTGCACGGCCTCGGCGACGCCGAGTTCTACCGGCACGGGCACAACTCCTGGAGCCCGTGCGGGTGGCGGCTCCTGTCCGAGCCCCCGTTGCGCATCGAGAGCGCGGAGCGCCGCCGTACCGCCGACGACACCGTGTGGGACGACCCGGGCCGCCACCACTCCTCGGCCGTGGCCGCCGTGCGCGGCGCGGACGGACGGGTCCTGCTGCTGGGCGCGCTCGGGCTGGACGTCCCGCGCCTGGCCGCCGACCAGGACGTGCTGACCGGCTGGTACGAGGCCGAGGGTGCCCCGTGGTTCCTGGCCTGCGGCAGTGAGCAGGAGGTCTTCGCCGCCTACGCCCAGCACCTCGGCACCCAACTCGGCCGCGGCAAGCAGCGGGCGGGGAACGTGTGGTGCAGCTGGTACGCCTACTACGAGAACATCACCGAGGAACAGCTCACCAAGGACATCACCGCCCTGCGCGGCCTGCCCTTCGACGTGGTCCAGGTCGACGACGGCTGGGAGCAGCGGGTGGGGGACTGGCACGCCAACGAGAAGTTCCCCTCCGGCATGCGTGCCCTGGCCGACCGGATCACCGACGCGGGCCTGCGGCCAGGCCTGTGGCTGGCCCCGTTCATCGTCCTGCCCACCTCCCGCACCGCCCGCGAGCGGCCGGAGCTGCTGCTGCGCGACGCCGGTGGCGAACCGGTCGTGGCGGGCCACAACTGGGGCAGCGAGTACTGGGTACTCGACCTCACGCTGCCCGCGGCCCAGGACCACCTGCGCGAGACCATCCACCGCGTGACCAGGGAGTGGGGTTACGACTACCTCAAGCTCGACTTCCTCCAGGCGGGCACGACCCCCGGTGCGCACTTCGCCGCGCTCGGCCGTGAGCAGGTGTACCGGACCGGGCTGCGCATCATCCGGGAGGAGGCGGGCGAGCAGGTCTACCTGCTGGGCAGCGGTGCGCCGCTGCTGCCGTCGCTGGGCCTGGTCGACGGGCTGCGCAGCGGGCCCGACGTCGCCCCGATGTGGGACCACTACGCCACCCAGGACCCCTCGGACGCCCTGGCGCGCAACGCCGTGGTCAACACCCTGCACCGGCTCTGGCAGTCACCGCTGGTGGAGGTGGACCCTGATGTCGTGTACTTCCGCAGCCGCCTCAACCTGCTCACCGAGCAGCAGCAGGGCTGGTTGCGCGACCTGGCCGACATCTGCGGTTTCCGGGCCGTGTCCGACCCGCCCGGCTGGCTCCGCCCCGAGGAGCTGGCCGCGCTGGCCGAGTACCTCGGCCGCAGGCCCTCCGTCGAGCGGCTGGGGCGCTACCGGTTCCGGCTGGACGGCCGCGAGGTCGACTTCACCGCGGCGGTCCACCCGGCGGAAGCGCAGCTCTATCCTATTTAG
- a CDS encoding acyltransferase domain-containing protein → MTALQDVVGFTAELPGALHLPEVLLDLAVPHEDVNELLRHRDALAEPALRALLGRAAGAVLREQGTPGQGLAPPVFPAETGSLGRCFPAFVFLAALPHTRSRHRELGVPEHVSRHSLADLGRQLAVHRRRTGTTGLSHPGWLTRHFRAELYQLGRLQFELRLVDADTAASLRLAGAPVTEGQVVLSVHIPDFLGPFTPEACEDSFTRARAFFPEHFPGGTADLLICESWLLDPQLREYLPAHANIVSFQDRFAVVRAEEEPGDDTVVDFVFGSTEVPRHLLPRRTGLQRAVLDHLAAGGHWYPGLGWAPLG, encoded by the coding sequence TTGACGGCTCTCCAGGACGTGGTCGGGTTCACCGCCGAGCTGCCCGGGGCCCTGCACCTGCCGGAGGTCCTCCTCGACTTGGCCGTGCCCCATGAGGACGTCAACGAGCTGCTCCGGCACCGCGACGCACTGGCCGAGCCCGCGCTGCGCGCGCTGCTGGGCCGGGCGGCCGGTGCGGTGCTGCGAGAGCAGGGCACGCCGGGGCAGGGCCTGGCGCCACCGGTGTTCCCGGCGGAAACCGGTTCGCTGGGCAGGTGCTTCCCGGCGTTCGTCTTCCTGGCCGCCCTGCCGCACACCCGGTCGCGCCACCGCGAACTCGGTGTGCCCGAGCACGTCTCCCGCCACAGCCTCGCCGACCTGGGTCGCCAGTTGGCCGTGCACCGCAGGCGCACCGGCACCACCGGGCTGTCCCACCCGGGCTGGTTGACACGCCACTTCCGGGCGGAGCTGTACCAGCTGGGCCGCCTGCAGTTCGAGCTCAGGCTCGTGGACGCGGACACCGCGGCGTCGCTGCGGCTTGCCGGTGCGCCCGTCACCGAGGGGCAGGTGGTGCTGAGCGTGCACATCCCCGACTTCCTGGGCCCCTTCACCCCCGAGGCCTGCGAGGACTCCTTCACCCGGGCCCGCGCCTTCTTCCCAGAGCACTTCCCGGGCGGCACCGCGGACCTGCTGATCTGCGAGTCCTGGCTGCTGGACCCGCAGTTGCGGGAGTACCTGCCCGCGCACGCCAACATCGTCTCGTTCCAGGACCGGTTCGCCGTCGTGCGGGCTGAGGAGGAGCCGGGGGATGACACCGTGGTCGACTTCGTCTTCGGCAGCACCGAGGTGCCCCGTCACCTGCTGCCGCGCCGCACCGGCCTGCAGCGCGCCGTGCTGGACCACCTGGCCGCGGGCGGGCATTGGTACCCCGGCCTGGGCTGGGCACCGCTGGGCTGA
- a CDS encoding ROK family transcriptional regulator has protein sequence MTTGTDLSRLREMNQLSIVWALRGQPPSTVTDLAGRTGLSRPAVDVLLRQLVADGWAEVEEPGASSTVGRPARRYRFRATAGHVLGIDIGVHKVLVVLSDLEGNLIQSLRRPADPEAGPRARLAVVDEAIDEVLGQAGMTAADVWAVTVGVTGPVDASGRTSLFTPLPGWAGTDPAAHLRPRFTCPIRVENDCKLAAVAERWKGVAQDADDIVYLLAGIRTGAGLILDGTLRRGHGGAAGEIGALKAVRWLSAPDHLATCPGVPAAAKPGEAAAWVFGAARDGDRLAKTAVQRYVRDLAVGVAALVLALDPQLVVYGGGFSRSADLVLDPLHRELTKHCLRVPELRASTLGDESVALGGLRLALDEVDNRLLSGQLAAPVAPRAS, from the coding sequence ATGACGACGGGCACGGATCTGTCCCGGCTGCGGGAGATGAACCAGCTGTCCATCGTGTGGGCGCTGCGCGGCCAGCCACCGTCGACCGTCACCGACCTGGCGGGCCGCACCGGCCTGTCCCGGCCCGCGGTGGACGTGCTGCTGCGGCAGCTGGTCGCCGACGGCTGGGCGGAGGTGGAGGAACCCGGGGCCAGCAGCACCGTGGGCAGGCCCGCGCGCCGCTACCGCTTCCGCGCCACCGCGGGGCACGTGCTCGGCATCGACATAGGAGTGCACAAGGTCCTGGTCGTGCTCAGCGACCTGGAGGGCAACCTCATCCAGTCGCTGCGCCGTCCGGCCGACCCGGAGGCCGGTCCCCGGGCTCGCCTGGCCGTGGTCGACGAAGCCATCGACGAGGTGCTGGGCCAGGCGGGCATGACCGCCGCCGACGTCTGGGCGGTCACGGTCGGGGTGACCGGCCCGGTGGACGCGAGCGGGCGCACCAGCCTGTTCACCCCGCTGCCCGGGTGGGCCGGCACCGATCCGGCCGCCCACCTCCGGCCGCGGTTCACCTGCCCGATCCGGGTGGAGAACGACTGCAAGCTCGCGGCGGTCGCCGAGCGCTGGAAGGGCGTGGCCCAGGACGCCGATGACATCGTCTACCTGCTGGCCGGGATCCGCACCGGTGCCGGGCTCATCCTGGACGGCACCCTCCGCCGCGGCCACGGCGGCGCGGCCGGGGAGATCGGTGCCCTCAAGGCGGTGCGCTGGCTCAGCGCACCCGACCACCTCGCCACCTGCCCCGGGGTACCCGCGGCGGCGAAGCCCGGCGAGGCCGCCGCGTGGGTCTTCGGGGCGGCGCGGGACGGTGACCGCCTGGCCAAGACCGCGGTGCAGCGCTACGTCCGGGACCTCGCGGTCGGTGTCGCCGCGCTTGTGCTCGCGCTGGACCCGCAGCTGGTCGTCTACGGCGGCGGTTTCTCCCGCTCGGCCGACCTGGTGCTGGACCCGTTGCACCGCGAGCTGACCAAGCACTGCCTGCGGGTACCGGAACTGCGTGCCTCGACCCTGGGCGATGAGAGCGTGGCGCTGGGCGGGCTGCGCCTGGCGTTGGACGAGGTGGACAACCGCCTGCTCAGCGGTCAGCTCGCCGCCCCGGTCGCGCCCCGGGCCTCGTGA